In Fusobacterium nucleatum, the genomic stretch ACATCAACATACATTGATGTACAAGATATTGTTAGAAAAAAAATTAAAGAAATTGGTTATAGACCAGGGATGGGATTTGATTCTGATTGTGGAGTTTTGAATAGCATACATGCACAATCACCAGATATTGCTATGGGAGTTGACATTGGTGGAGCAGGAGATCAAGGAATAATGTTTGGTGGTGCTGTTAGAGAAACAGAAGAACTTATGCCATTGGCTCTTGTATTATCAAGAGAAATATTAGTAAGGCTTACTAATATGATGAAAAGTGGAGAGATTAAATGGGCAAGACCTGATCAAAAATCACAAGTTACATTAGCTTATGATGAAAATGGAAAGGTTGACCATGTAGATTCTATTGTTGTATCAGTACAACATGATGAAGATGTTACACATGATGAAATTGAAAAAACTGTTATAGAAAAAGTTGTTAGACCTGTTTTAGAAAAATATAAATTTAGTTTAGATAACATAAAATACTATATTAACCCTACTGGAAGATTTGTAATTGGTGGACCTCATGGAGATACAGGTGTTACAGGTAGAAAAATCATAGTTGACAGTTATGGAGGATATTTCAGACATGGAGGAGGAGCTTTTTCTGGAAAAGATCCATCAAAGGTTGATAGATCAGCTGCCTATGCAGCTAGATGGGTGGCAAAAAATGTTGTAGCAGCAGGACTTGCTGATAAATGTGAAATTCAGTTATCTTATGCAATAGGAGTTTCTCATCCTGTTTCTATAAAAGTTGATACTTTTGGAACTTCAAAAGTTGATGAGAATAAAATTTCTGAAGCTATCTTAAAGATATTTGATTTATCTCCAAAAGGAATAGAAAAAGCCCTTGAATTAAGAGAAGGTAAATTTCAATATCAAGATTTAGCAGCATTTGGACATATTGGTAGAACAGATATAGATATTCCTTGGGAAAGATTAAATAAAGTTGAAGAATTAAAGAAAGCTATTGAATTGTAAAAAATTAACAAGGGGTCAGCCCAGTATTGACCCCCTTTTACTTATTAAGAAAAATTTAAGTACTATTTTGTTTTATTAAATAAAATCATTCCAAGAATAATAATTATTCCTCCAATAAGTGTTGATAACTTAGGAATATCCCCTAAAATTATTATTCCCATAAGAGTTGCAAGAACAGGAGTTACAAACATAAAAGAAGTTACCTCTGTTGTATGTTTTGCAAGTTCAAATGCCTTTGTCCAGAAAAAATAAGAGATTATACTTGGAAATATTGACATATAGATAATTAAAATTAAAGAAGAAAAACTTATATTAAATATATTCTCAACTGAACTTGGTGAATAGATAACCAAAAGAACTCCTCCAATTAACATAGAATACATACTTACAACAAAAGAAGAATATTTTTTAGTTAGATGTCTTTGAGAAATATTATATAGGCTTAGTAGTACACAGCCAATTAACATATATAATACACCCTTATTAATTGTTAAAGTTTTATCCCAGAGAGTAAGTATTAAAATTCCACAAAATGATATTCCCATTGAAATCCAGCCAATTACTTTTATTTTTTCATTGAACATAAAATATGCAATGATAGCAGTTATTGCAGGAGCAAGTGCATTTATAACACTTAAAGTAGAAGGGCTAGAAAGTACAGTAGCAGTATTAAAAAGCACTATATACCCTGCATATCCAGAAAATCCTGCAAATAAAAATGCTGGGATGTCTTTTAAATTTGGAAAAGAAACTTTTTCTTTTATAAGTATAAAAATGGCTATAATGGATACAAAAAAATACCTTAGAACTCCAAGTGTTGTTGCCTCAACTTCTTTTAAAACAACTTTTGTGAAAACAAAAGCTGTTGCCCAAAAAAAGATTGCAATAAAAGCACACTCTTTTGCTGTTAATTTTGCATATATTTTTTTTAAATTCATTTTTTCTCTATCCCCTTTTTTTAAATATTAAATTTATTTTAACATAAAAAGTGGAAATCTTAAATAAAATATTGTATAATCTTAAAGGATGACCCCGTAGCTCAATTGGATAGAGTGACTCCCTCCTAAGGAGTA encodes the following:
- a CDS encoding DMT family transporter translates to MNLKKIYAKLTAKECAFIAIFFWATAFVFTKVVLKEVEATTLGVLRYFFVSIIAIFILIKEKVSFPNLKDIPAFLFAGFSGYAGYIVLFNTATVLSSPSTLSVINALAPAITAIIAYFMFNEKIKVIGWISMGISFCGILILTLWDKTLTINKGVLYMLIGCVLLSLYNISQRHLTKKYSSFVVSMYSMLIGGVLLVIYSPSSVENIFNISFSSLILIIYMSIFPSIISYFFWTKAFELAKHTTEVTSFMFVTPVLATLMGIIILGDIPKLSTLIGGIIIILGMILFNKTK
- the metK gene encoding methionine adenosyltransferase → MKKFTYFTSEFVSPGHPDKISDQIADAILDACLKDDLNSRVACEVFCTTGLVVVGGEITTSTYIDVQDIVRKKIKEIGYRPGMGFDSDCGVLNSIHAQSPDIAMGVDIGGAGDQGIMFGGAVRETEELMPLALVLSREILVRLTNMMKSGEIKWARPDQKSQVTLAYDENGKVDHVDSIVVSVQHDEDVTHDEIEKTVIEKVVRPVLEKYKFSLDNIKYYINPTGRFVIGGPHGDTGVTGRKIIVDSYGGYFRHGGGAFSGKDPSKVDRSAAYAARWVAKNVVAAGLADKCEIQLSYAIGVSHPVSIKVDTFGTSKVDENKISEAILKIFDLSPKGIEKALELREGKFQYQDLAAFGHIGRTDIDIPWERLNKVEELKKAIEL